In Myripristis murdjan chromosome 23, fMyrMur1.1, whole genome shotgun sequence, the DNA window TTCAGTTGGAAAAACTCAGTCATTGCTGTTTGGCTTTGTGGGACGCTATATGAGCGTGAGTGTGTAGGTAGTAGTTGATACTAGCCAGTCTGTAATTATATATTTCTATGGCACTGCTTTGTAAGCAGAGTTGACATTTAATAACAGGATGGCTTCAGTAATAACAGTTGTCTCAGATTAGGGATTAATCCTGAGAATCTCAGGTGTTGATGGTTCAACCAAGTATTTATCCAAGTGAGCTTTTCTGAGCCTTTTCTCCAATTTATCCGCTTATTTATACAACTTTCCCACTACGGACAAAAATAACATGGCACAGTGGTGGGCAGGGGTTCAAAGCATCGTCCTGGTGCATCACAAGCATCTCTTTAAGCTCCTCTTACATAAATAGGATGACAAATCCATGGTAAGTCTTCACACTACTGTCAGCAAACATCCATTACCATGCAGGCTGTAGGCAGGCAGGCATCACAAGCAGGATTTTGTTGTTCTCCAGTTATTGCTCATCCCACGAAGCTCTTGACAAGACATGCCTCTGATGCCTCCATCACCTTACTAATACACATACTCCAAAGATATACAATAACAGCATGGGAGTCAGGATTGAATGGATGCTGAGCACCTCAAATGTCGACTGATCCTATCAAGCTGTGCGTCTGATTCCTTCACCAGCTTATTTATGTATAAGTAGAACTGCCAAGTTGAACCTGCCAGTATTTTCCCCCCACCACTGAGTGTAGCTTTCATCATGTGACACCTTAGTTTCCCCATTGAGAAAATAAAGGGAACTGTCAGCAAGTCACACAACAGATCAAATCTGAGACCCTTTCAAATGTAATCCCTCGAGGACCAATCAGAAAAATACGTATCTAAATCTGCTGATCACACTTGGCACACAAATGGATATCATATTTTTGGGTCTATGTAAATCCTGCCATTCTATTTTCATTTGGAAACAGGACTCCAATCTTAGGGAAAAATGCACTTTGACCTTTCCTGTGTTATCAATTTTGGATGTCAGATATTCGTCTGACATCCATTCGTCTCTGAGGAAGAACACTCACTTATTTACTGATCCAATCTCAGGATTAATAATGGTTTCCAGCCAACAGTGTGATATTTATCTTGTTAACAccaaatgtttgtttctgtttgttacCTGGAAAATAATCTTTTATAGGAAGTCATAGAAATGTCACTTAAACACCCTGTATTCTGCATGAATGTTCACTCATTAGGAAACACTCAAAGTACCACTTCAATGCTGTAGTAagttgacaaaataaaatcGATTTTCTCCTCAGCTAATGTCATACCCAGCTTCTCCACTGAGGGGCACAATATCCTTAAGAGTGGGTAAGGCatgcaaaaggaaaaagagcaaaaagggTGGAAAAATATAAGTCTTGTAGGAATGTGCATGCTCAGGATTTCCTACTACAACACCTAGCGACTTTATGACATGACCTCCCATTTGCACCCATAAATAACAGATCCAAAGATTCATTTTCACCCCATCTGTTTTATTAAGCAAAGTATCAGAGTCGTCTGCGGTTagttgttcaaaaaaaaaaaaaaaaaaaagataacttaGGGGAATGTAATAAACAGTATGTCAGTACTGTTTGAGAATGacaactttttcaaaacaaatgtttgaaacaaaTATGATACTCGATTAAGTATTGAAATGTGTGACTTACACAGGGGTGActatgtagtgtgtgtgtatgtgtatatgtgtgtgtgtgtgtgtgtgtgtgtgtgtgtgtgtgtgggatgacTGCCTATGCCAGTGTTAAGTGCCAGTAGCTGAACAGTAGTTGATATGACAGTGTTGAGAATAATAAGACATAACTAAAGCAAACTTGCTGCATATACTAGCTCACAACCATCTCTTGCTGCATGTGCTGAAGATTTGGAAAATACAGTACAGCATCTATCAAACCTGTGTTACCTATGGTTACATAATAAATCAGAGGATTTTAAACcatcacatcaaaaacacacaaacaaaaatgggATCTCAGGAGCCCTTGCGAAATAGCACAGTATTCCTTGAGTAGGAATTTCACTAAAAACTACACTGGCCTCAAATCCATGTAAATACACAATGCACTGTACTTCATGAGGGAATAAGAAATGCATTGCACAACAGGAATAACAGTTATTGCTGAAACAAAGCAATAACAAAATTATCtccttgaaaaatgaaaataaaagtaaaaaatgaccCTGGTCTTAATACAATGGGGGAGCTTCAAAATCGAAATGGAAATCATGACTTCCAGTGACCCAGTCATCACTGCCTCTAATTCTCTAATCTTTTGACATAATATTATTTCTTCTCTTTGAAAAATAACATATTAACAAGCATATAGAGTAAATCAGCCTCTAATGTAAATATCTGGAGctaacatataaaaaaataaagatggaaaaagaagaTAAATCTGAGTTTTGCTCTTTAGGAGAACGTTCCCCTACTACTGATAAGTTTAACAACTCagtatattaacaaaaaaaattactgtaCATTTCAAACTCTAAAAGATATATATACTGTCACCTCTCATTAATGATTtacatccaaaaataaaataaaatcttcagtcagtttttttgttttttaacatgatcaataaaaatgtcagaggCTGGTGTGTCCTGCAGCTTTACGATGCAGCATGACGGTCAGAAGGTCAGTACTTCACACATAAAGCACAAGGCGACAGAACAAAACAAGGTTCCTAACAATGCTAGGACTACTGCTTGTCTTTGCCACAGTGTCAGTGActacacttttgttttttttttcagtgtccctccatcttttttctgtctctctctctcattccctcatCCAGTCACAGCAACATGGACTCCTGCATGGCAAACGCCTCCTGTGCGTGCCTGTAGTGTGGTCCTCCGAATAGCTGGGGAAGCTGCTGCCTTATTACGGGCTGCTGCTCCTGGAACTGTGTCCTGTAGTGAAGCAGGTCGTCAGGGCTTGGGGGGAAGGTGAACTCCTGGACGGGAGACATTTGGGCCCTCTGGAAGCTGGGTGAGCGGGGCATCCCTCCGGGCGACCGAGGGGGAAGCTCGTCCTCCGCCCGCTCCAGCCCCTCTGGCTGGtagtgtgtgttcagctcacCTCTCCGGTGCCCCTCGAACCTGAAGTCTGCTTGAGTGTAGATTTGTGTGGTGGAGTTGAGCCGAGTGGGCTGGCGCAGGTAGACGGGGGTGGAGTTGCCTGGGCTTTCCAGCTGCAGGGGGCGCTCAAGAGGAGGCCTTGCGTTTTGCAGGTCATGGGCGGAGCTAGGCGGCTGCTTCCGGTAGGTGGCATAGGAGTTGTTCATAAGAGCCTTCTCTGGGGAGAGGTTGTTGGGCTGGCGCTGAGTGGTGGCATACGCCCGGTCCCCACCATACACCAGGCTGGAGGGGGGAATTCGGGAAGGTGGAGCATAGAGTCTGTCCTCTCCCCTGTTTTCCATGTTTACGCTGTAGGAGGGATGGAAGAGGGGCACCATGGTTGGCCTGTTGGGGGAGTATTGCTGGGGAGGGGTGTGGTACTGGGACTGCGTGTTGGGGTAGCCTGCCTGGACCCCTGTTGGACTGTTGAGGGAAAGTGGTGGGGGAAGAGGGTGTTTGGCCATCCTGGACCCTGTTGTGATGGCGATGACACTCCCAGTGTGGCTGGGTGTGCGGCTAGGGCTGTTCTGGTGGAGGGACGACGTACTGAAGGAGGTTTCGCTACGAAGGGTCCTCATTCTGGACGGAGGTCTCTCCAGCTCCATGACCTCAAAGTCCTGCTCAGGCAGTCCTGGCACATTGTCATACTGAGAGGCATTGGAGCCGCGGTTGGAACCGGGGACAAAGCCCCTGGAGCGGGGCCGGCGGTGGGCCAGCATGGGGTCATCTGGGCTGGAGGGGGCCGGGGACACTCCTCTGCTCAGCTGGGTGTCTCGGGCTGCTGCTGCGATGGCCGCCGCTTTGGCTGCCTCCAGTTTGGTCTCAGAGGGCTTGACCCAGCGGGGAGTGATCTCCCTGCGAGAGCTGAAGGCCGCGTTGGAGTTGTTGGCAGAGGCGTGGCTCTGAGACCTCCCACCCTCCGCTGCTAGGATGTGCTGTGGTGCTGGGGtaggggttggggttggggctGGAGGCGGCGTCACCCCCCTCTCAGGAGTGGTGATGGTGGAAGCCAAGGGGGTGGGATGCCTTCGCTGCTCGGTGGGAATCTCACCTGATCCCCTGCTGCGAGACTCCCTCCTGTCAGCCTTGTGCTGGCGGATCAGCTTGTCCAAGGAGTCCCGACGTGCCCGGCTGGGGGGCCGGCTGTCCCGCTGGCGGTCTGGCAGAGGACTGGGGTCCCTGGGAGGCTCGGCTGGCTCAGCATGGCTCTGACCATTAGCCACGTGATTTGCCACCGGTGCTGCCAGCTCAGGAGGAAGCTGCCCTAGAGGCTTCTTGGGAAACTCTTCCTCTTTACCTGCCCAGTCAAAACAGAGGAGACTGGTTAGAATACCACCGTGAAAACATACTGAACAGTAATGGCTGAACACACTGTGTGGTGTTGATTCACATCAGATGAAAATTCACAACGGGTACATGGATTCATGCAACACCACTGCCATAGGGAGGTAAAAATAAAGGAGAATTACATTCATGACAACACTTAATCACATTTCCACAGGCAAAGAACAaaggacagaaaaaatacaTCTGAAATAGTGTTTGATATTAATTCCCAGCTCGCCAGAGGCGCTCAATTAGGAACTGACACTCAATTGAGTAGCCTGTGAAATTATGAGTTTCACTCCATTCCATTAAACTGTACTTAGCCGCGGCAGTAGACCCGGACTAGAAAGGTCATACGGAAATAGTTCTTGATTAATGAACCTTGTTAAATGTACTTAGATTTTTAAGTACAAGCATCAtaaaaccacagaaatatttCCTCATTTAAACTGCTATGCTTGCACCTACAATAAATATTACAATCACTTTATGGTATAAACTATGACATTATTCTGTGTTACTTTAATTTACTACTTTgtataaaatagaaataaaagtaCAGTTGACAAGAAAATATACATTGTGTAGAGACAGTAATGGTGACTCTGGATGTGTTGGGGACTGCAAGGGAAAAGTGTGATCTATAACCACCAGTGTTAGGCCAGGagacagcagctggaggaggaggaagtgctgtGGGAGTGACCCAGGAAGTCAACAAATTGGCactaaatacacaaaaaatgtcTATCCATGACATTTTTCCCAGGTAACTTTTTCTCCTGTTCTCTGTCCAAATGGGTTAAAGCAATGTGAAGAAGCACCTAAGCTGCCTAACCTTCCTTATCCACCATTCCCACATCAGTATTTGTCAGTACTGGATATGGATATAAATATTCATGTaaaaacttattttaaatttttgttaGGGTTAGCCTGACAGAGTCCTGACTGCTAGAGACATCATTCCAGTGTGGTGTAGGGGAATAAGTGAAACCTTCAATGAAACCAGTTTCACTCCGTGgacaataccagtgattttgtgtGGTTTGTCTATTTAGTACAATTTACCAacatttcacattgcaacaaactattttgcaaatcatgtgtgGGGGTATAAAGATTTCAAAGATTTTAAAGATGgtcctttatggagctgctaaTCCACCAAACAgaatatattgtattatttcatttagCCTAGCTTAGCTTCattccaaaaatattttttctactgtcagccttcaaaaacccatattGATCTAAACctaatttttgttgttgtgctttgaCTCCTCATTGCTTTAACCTATTTAGTCCATTCAGTATCGACACAGGAGAGGAAGCCACTTTAGATTTAGAGATTTACCCATGGGGTGTGGACAGTGAGTTAGGTTGTCATGACAATGGGGTTGGCGAGGGAGAGGATGCCGTCTCTTAAGAACGCAACTCGCTCCAGAACCATAGAGCCATTGTTGATGAATGACAGTTCAGCcaattcagattaaaaaaattgcagATCCAAAAAAATCCCCCTTGCACACCAGCTCATAAACTGGCATCCGACTTGACTGTAGCAGATGGGTTTAAAGATGGCTCTCTTGGAGCCAGTTTAACAAAAGCTTCCACTGTTGGAAAGACTGCCTCATTATCCAGTCAGGCAAATGGATGAGACTGCTACTGTTATGCCTGTGTGGGATCCAGAAGACAGGAAAGTTCTGGTGTGGTCCTCTTTGAGAACATTCTTCAGATATACTGCACAGTATTACATTTTCAGGTATTTATGTTTTGCAATACTGTTTCAAATATTGCGGCAATTACACTGAGGCCGTCATGGAGGTCTGGTAGAGAACCGTCTGTATACAAGTAACAGCTAAATATAACAGCtagacaacaaaaagagaaacctGAAAAAGACTGCTGAGGTGATCCATTCAGCATGGTTATAAATGGCAGACTCATGAGATAGATTTAGATAACTTGTGGTGAAAAGTGCCTTGTTTTTATCCCTAGCCTCTGGTTCAAAGATAGCTTCAACTAGCAACTATTGCAAGTTGTGGCTTGAGAAAATTCAGCTCAATCAAGCCAgacatgcagtttgtttttcttgcttaTTACAATGCCACTTTTAATATAAACATACAACAACCAACCACTACCACTAGCTTCTACTAGATACATTAGCTAGAAAGCAAATTGGATGTGTTTAAAAGTCATTCAGTGAGTAGGCCTACTGATTTGATATATGATGGTTGTGTAAGTGCAGTTAAAAAACAGCATAGATATTCAACTCTTTTCAGTTCTGTTGAGAGTGCCAAACTGAATTTAGAAATGCAATCAGCTGTTCACTGTTGCTGAGCACCTCCAAGACGGCCAC includes these proteins:
- the usp6nl gene encoding USP6 N-terminal-like protein isoform X1, with translation MRTKALARLEDPLDGLKRASDTEHDAAEKLEQERAEIVAKYDKGKEATVEPWEDTNFHLYKVIDRFGFLHENELPSYDSVEEKQKHTEVERTTKWLKMLKSWDKYKNSEKLVRRIYKGIPLQLRGEVWCLLLDIPKIKEEKKDFYEKLKVRARGLSPDIRQIDLDVNRTYRDHIMFMHRYDVKQQALFHVLTAYSMYNTEVGYCQGMSQITALLLIYMNEEDAFWALVKLLSGQKHAMHGFFVPGFPKLMRFQEHHDRILKKMMPKLKQHLDNQEVFTSLYTMKWFFQCFLDRTPFTLTLRIWDIYILEGERVLTAMSYTVLKLHKKHLMKLSMEELVEFLQVTLSKNFFFEDDFVIEQLQNSMTELRRAKLELPAPGKEEEFPKKPLGQLPPELAAPVANHVANGQSHAEPAEPPRDPSPLPDRQRDSRPPSRARRDSLDKLIRQHKADRRESRSRGSGEIPTEQRRHPTPLASTITTPERGVTPPPAPTPTPTPAPQHILAAEGGRSQSHASANNSNAAFSSRREITPRWVKPSETKLEAAKAAAIAAAARDTQLSRGVSPAPSSPDDPMLAHRRPRSRGFVPGSNRGSNASQYDNVPGLPEQDFEVMELERPPSRMRTLRSETSFSTSSLHQNSPSRTPSHTGSVIAITTGSRMAKHPLPPPLSLNSPTGVQAGYPNTQSQYHTPPQQYSPNRPTMVPLFHPSYSVNMENRGEDRLYAPPSRIPPSSLVYGGDRAYATTQRQPNNLSPEKALMNNSYATYRKQPPSSAHDLQNARPPLERPLQLESPGNSTPVYLRQPTRLNSTTQIYTQADFRFEGHRRGELNTHYQPEGLERAEDELPPRSPGGMPRSPSFQRAQMSPVQEFTFPPSPDDLLHYRTQFQEQQPVIRQQLPQLFGGPHYRHAQEAFAMQESMLL
- the usp6nl gene encoding USP6 N-terminal-like protein isoform X2, producing the protein MTSDTEHDAAEKLEQERAEIVAKYDKGKEATVEPWEDTNFHLYKVIDRFGFLHENELPSYDSVEEKQKHTEVERTTKWLKMLKSWDKYKNSEKLVRRIYKGIPLQLRGEVWCLLLDIPKIKEEKKDFYEKLKVRARGLSPDIRQIDLDVNRTYRDHIMFMHRYDVKQQALFHVLTAYSMYNTEVGYCQGMSQITALLLIYMNEEDAFWALVKLLSGQKHAMHGFFVPGFPKLMRFQEHHDRILKKMMPKLKQHLDNQEVFTSLYTMKWFFQCFLDRTPFTLTLRIWDIYILEGERVLTAMSYTVLKLHKKHLMKLSMEELVEFLQVTLSKNFFFEDDFVIEQLQNSMTELRRAKLELPAPGKEEEFPKKPLGQLPPELAAPVANHVANGQSHAEPAEPPRDPSPLPDRQRDSRPPSRARRDSLDKLIRQHKADRRESRSRGSGEIPTEQRRHPTPLASTITTPERGVTPPPAPTPTPTPAPQHILAAEGGRSQSHASANNSNAAFSSRREITPRWVKPSETKLEAAKAAAIAAAARDTQLSRGVSPAPSSPDDPMLAHRRPRSRGFVPGSNRGSNASQYDNVPGLPEQDFEVMELERPPSRMRTLRSETSFSTSSLHQNSPSRTPSHTGSVIAITTGSRMAKHPLPPPLSLNSPTGVQAGYPNTQSQYHTPPQQYSPNRPTMVPLFHPSYSVNMENRGEDRLYAPPSRIPPSSLVYGGDRAYATTQRQPNNLSPEKALMNNSYATYRKQPPSSAHDLQNARPPLERPLQLESPGNSTPVYLRQPTRLNSTTQIYTQADFRFEGHRRGELNTHYQPEGLERAEDELPPRSPGGMPRSPSFQRAQMSPVQEFTFPPSPDDLLHYRTQFQEQQPVIRQQLPQLFGGPHYRHAQEAFAMQESMLL